CTCGTCGGTTATGGTCAAGAGATCAGAGATGAAGTCCTGTCTGTCCAAAAGACCTTCACGTTCAAAAGGATAAGATGTTTCGTCCTTTAGCCTTTCTAACCAAACAGAACCAGAACCTACATCATAGTTATCTCGCAGGTGTTGAACAATATCATTCAAAAAGCCTTCTTTTATCAGAAGCCTTTTCAAAGGGCTTCGACCCCGAAGAATGAACCTACAGATGACATATCTGTTTTCTGAGATTTCAGAAAGTCTGTCCATGTTTTCTTCAAGTAATTCAATAAGATCAGCTTCGGTTTCGATTTCGCTTACAGATAACTCTTCAACGTACCAGCGAACAGAATCGACCGGAGCAAAACTGACAGTTGTATTGCCTTTTTTGTCTACTTCCACTACCATGCATCCTCTCTCACCCAATTCACCGGGGTCTCTGCCCTGAGGATTACCGGAATAGACAATGAAAGGTTCTGTTTCGATTATCTGCGGTTTATGTATGTGCCCAAGAGCCCAGTAATCATAATTTGTTTCTTTTAGATCCTGGACAGTGCAAGGCGCATAAGGATAATGCCCTTCGCCTGAACCAACAGTACAATGAAGCATGCCTATAGCATAGGGTGAGCCAGAATCTTTCTGCTGAAAACGCTTTACAAGATTTTCCTGAATATGTTTTGCCCTATAACTCATTCCGCTGATATTTGCTATCACTTTGCCATTCCTGCTCACTGGAACGTTTTCTACATCGTCGCCACTGAACACTATAACATCATCGGGCCATTCCAGACTTGCGGACCACCCATTCAGAGGATCATGATTCCCATGTGTGATGTAAGTTGCAATGCCCGCATCAGAGAGTCTTTTAAGACCTTCAAGGAATTTCAATTGAGCATATAGGCTTTTGTCGGCACTGTCATAAATATCACCGGCAATCAGAAGAAAGTCTGCATTTTTCTCGATGCAAAGATCAATGATGTTGTTATAGGCCGCAAAAGTGGCCTTTGTCATCACATCACTCAACTGGGGATTGATGCCTGAAAGTCCATGAAAAGGACTGTCGAGGTGAAGATCTGCCGCATGCACAAAGATAAAATCAATATCTTCTTTGGTTTTTGATTTTTTTCCAGTTGCCATATGAAGAAGACCTTTTCATTATTTATATCTATATAATATAAAAGTTAATATTTATACTTTGTGAAATTATGCAGATTATGGAAGCATATAATCTGGAAGGTTATTCTTTCATATATTCGAATATCATTTTTCCTAGTAAGTTCATCATTTTTTCAGCATCAGAATCAAATTCAGGTAACTTTTGTCTTAAACCCAATGCAGCATCTTCAGCCACAAAGTGTTCCATAATACAAATGTATGTATAACACTCAATGAATCTTACAGGAGGTTCAGTGAAGAGCTTATCTGACTTCCTTAGTTGTACTTTAATTTTCTCTCTAATTTGTGTTTTTATTGTTTCGGCTATATTCGATAATTGATTACCTGGGATGTTTAATTTAGCATCAAAAATAGAAGTATCAATGTTCACTGAATCTGTAATTCTCAATGTGTCAAGATAAGCAAAAACAAAACCTACATTTTCAACCCTAATTTTATCAATTGCTTTGGTTTTATATGCTTCAATGTTTTCTCTATCAAAATCCGGATCCAAGCAAAATTTTAGGCCTGAATAGGTATACTTTAAGTAATGTTTCAAAATTTCCCTTTCAGATGAAGTGAAGTTGAAATTTTTATCCAAACTAACATATTGAGCCAGATTATCGATAACCAAGTCTAGCATACTTAGATAATATTCACTTTTAAAAAGCTCAGGATAATTATCCTTAGTATAGACACAATTGACCAGTATACGAAGTGTATGGATGTCTTTTTTTAAACAATAGCTTATTAATTCTTTATTAGTGCAGTATAAATGTTTACATGGGCCTTCTAAAATATTTATTTCATCAGACACAAACCTATCCATATAAGATCTATCAAAATTACTCCTATTATAACACAATTTATTTACTTTCACATAATCTATTAGTTCAGTCTCAGGATACCAATCATTCACTTCTACAAACTTTTTTATTATTTCTCTTTTAGCTTTCCTACATCTCTCTTTGCATAGTCCGCCGCCGTAAAAATTCAGACATAAACTTTCTGATTTTTTCATAATAGGTTTAGAATGTATCACTTTATTTATTTTTTGATTTAGACCTAACTAGAAAACATTTAATACTACAATATTCAAATATTCTCAGCATCAGCAAAACTTCTTTTTATTTCATGATTAGTAAATTTGTGCCAAAAGGAAAGAGTATGGCTTCTTATCGCTAAAATATCAGTCTTTTTTCCCTTTAATATCCCTATAGACTTCTAAAAAATGATTTTGGGATTATGCATAGGCAGTTATTGGATATTCTCATTTTCATGATCGATTTAAATCAAAAAAAAGTATTTAACCGCCTACGGATTATAATATTCAATTATTGATCTTTGACAATTAAGTGTAGAATTATATACTTTTTTCCTGCTTTTTGTTTTAGTGGGGATGGGAATTTTAAGTTGATTGCAAACCTTTTCTGCTAGCTGCTCCCCTATTATTTTTGCTATTTGTTCAAACGACAATGAACTCAGCATGTCGACAGACTCTATCCCATTATCAAACAATTTACGTGCATTTTTGCGGCCAATCCCATTGATTGATACCAGTGGAATAAGTTCTGCACATACGCCATATTTCAATCTGATATCAAGATCATTGAAATCTAAGTTCTGGTTTTTAAGGATTGCAATTAGTTTCATTCCGCTGGCAATCCATAATGCATGTGTTTTAAGAATGTGCAAATCCCCGTTAGTGCTTGGATATTTGGCATTGATTTTCCCAACATCACTTTCATTTATCCATTCCTTTAAAATCAGTGCGCTTTTTATTGTTTCAAGAAAATGTTCCCTTTGGGTTTTATCAATTTTATTGAAATCAGGAAAATCGATAATTTCATGTTTGTGAGCATCTGCATAATCGTAATAATCTTTAGCTTCAACTCTATTCTTAATATCAACCGTGCAGAAATCAACAGTCTTGCAGATCAATTGAAGAATTGACATTTCCGTAATTTCCATGGCATTGGTGTTAGCAATGTTTAACTCATGAACAATGGTTGCCAATGTGGATGGATCAATATTCATGCTGGAAACCAGTCCTCCTAATGGCGTTATTGATAACTTTTCATCATTGTAACTGATCATATCCTGATCACAAAGGAAGTTTAAAGTTTCCTGGACAAAGTCAACAGAATTGCCCATATAGGCTGAGAATGTCCTGGAGAAGAATTCTGTTACTTCTGAT
The sequence above is a segment of the uncultured Methanolobus sp. genome. Coding sequences within it:
- a CDS encoding DNA repair exonuclease codes for the protein MATGKKSKTKEDIDFIFVHAADLHLDSPFHGLSGINPQLSDVMTKATFAAYNNIIDLCIEKNADFLLIAGDIYDSADKSLYAQLKFLEGLKRLSDAGIATYITHGNHDPLNGWSASLEWPDDVIVFSGDDVENVPVSRNGKVIANISGMSYRAKHIQENLVKRFQQKDSGSPYAIGMLHCTVGSGEGHYPYAPCTVQDLKETNYDYWALGHIHKPQIIETEPFIVYSGNPQGRDPGELGERGCMVVEVDKKGNTTVSFAPVDSVRWYVEELSVSEIETEADLIELLEENMDRLSEISENRYVICRFILRGRSPLKRLLIKEGFLNDIVQHLRDNYDVGSGSVWLERLKDETSYPFEREGLLDRQDFISDLLTITDEICSGSTGLNGLDRPLHDLFGKGKVRHLLMSLDEEEKIQILRDAEELLLDKLIPETEYENS